From the genome of Glycine max cultivar Williams 82 chromosome 2, Glycine_max_v4.0, whole genome shotgun sequence, one region includes:
- the LOC100800206 gene encoding uncharacterized protein, translating into MEAKAENSMIVSIDQKAIITPHEEPNNNITRSSLKKGKRQKNFFKVALFMMRGRSRKSKMLAVDDESKSIWRKLVGSMRPLHLQSNQSPSHDIDNNNNNNNIPPHQSKMMKITSAPSENGDDGFDSASEFTYSPSPASSRYASAVGLNEMVQEEEEEVAKEKINNDDGDGDEMIDAKAEEFIAQFYHQMRLQSLDVTDDHYQEISMRSLGL; encoded by the coding sequence ATGGAGGCAAAGGCTGAAAACTCTATGATCGTTAGCATTGACCAAAAAGCAATTATTACCCCTCACGAAGAACCTAATAATAACATCACTCGTTCTTCCCTCAAGAAGGGTAAGAGGCAGAAGAACTTCTTCAAGGTGGCGCTGTTCATGATGCGAGGGCGTTCTCGTAAATCCAAAATGCTCGCCGTGGATGACGAGTCCAAGAGCATATGGAGGAAGCTGGTGGGGTCCATGAGGCCATTGCACCTACAAAGCAACCAATCTCCATCGcatgatattgataataataataataataataacattccTCCTCATCAATCTAAAATGATGAAGATTACCTCGGCACCGTCTGAAAACGGCGACGATGGGTTTGATTCTGCATCGGAGTTCACATACTCGCCGTCTCCGGCTAGTAGTCGTTACGCCTCAGCCGTGGGGCTAAACGAAATGGtgcaggaggaggaggaagaggttGCGAAGGAGAAGATTAATAATGATGATGGGGATGGGGATGAGATGATTGATGCCAAGGCTGAGGAGTTCATTGCTCAATTTTACCATCAAATGAGGTTGCAGAGTTTGGATGTCACGGATGATCATTACCAAGAGATAAGCATGAGGTCATTAGGCTTATGA